One segment of Syngnathus typhle isolate RoL2023-S1 ecotype Sweden linkage group LG9, RoL_Styp_1.0, whole genome shotgun sequence DNA contains the following:
- the LOC133159510 gene encoding dynein light chain Tctex-type 3-like yields the protein MEEFNNGDEVAFNADEVTNNIKECIEGVIGGMDYSQSKVNQWSASIVEHSLTHLVKQGRPFKYIVNCTVMQKSGAGLHTANSCYWDNTTDGSCTVRWENRTMYCVVSVFAVAI from the exons ATGGAGGAGTTTAATAATGGCGACGAG GTGGCCTTTAATGCTGATGAAGTCACTAATAACATTAAAGAG TGCATCGAGGGAGTCATTGGCGGGATGGACTACAGTCAAAGTAAAGTGAACCAGTGGAGTGCCAGCATTGTGGAGCACTCTTTAACTCACCTGGTCAAACAAGGACGCCCGTTCAAGTACATAG TTAACTGCACCGTCATGCAGAAGAGCGGCGCTGGTCTGCACACTGCAAATTCGTGCTACTGGGACAACACCACGGATG GAAGCTGCACAGTCCGATGGGAGAACCGCACCATGTATTGCGTGGTCAGCGTCTTTGCCGTCGCTATATAA
- the sytl5 gene encoding synaptotagmin-like protein 5 isoform X4: MDVADDLNLSFLLEHERDSILRVLQKDEKLRKREEKRIRKLKNELLEIKRTGSRQSRESAERQCARCVKTLGLIFDRGELCDECQQRVCYACRVSTPKQSQWRCNVCAKISELKVVTGEWFLEERSKRFEHKLLSSDVVKQTILSSSAATEDRKSQENLALRPETGRADTPKSSKSSKHLIEGMRKRGRTRMDKVGSRPLRSENGIGGLNIKSASDGDAHSVRSVYSAPSYLSSSKDTPAVLNDRRSKTLDKNSPASSNRRPDGAESVSNFHSSGSAPEKKAAGNHGYGTPTISVSQASVSSDHSRSEMDLSTAGSEISDDTMSLRSRSVPGLNGTEFSDQDAEEDIDALMSAHSQTAGRHLSNAVSTSSISSMMSMYSETGDYGNARVSGEILLNISYNYKTGALNVLVKECHNLATGDERRQRTDAYVKTYLLPDMSRQSKRKTGIKAKTINPVFNENLRYVISHSQLETRTLQVSVWHHDRFGHNSFLGEVELTFDSWEFDSQIDEWFSLQPKLESSIDATMQYKGELTVVLKYIPAEKNLMLPLDQVQVKKGFLKGKKKSTFTPPKGGMVELLVKGAKNLTAVKSGGTSDPFVKGYLLPDSQKSTKHKTAVERRTVNPHWNHTFTYCGLQPGDLNNVCLELTVWDKEALASNIFLGGVRLGAGTGTSYGNEVDWMDSFGEEQRLWQRMIENPEVPQECTLMLRSSMRKRTTYTA, translated from the exons ATGGATGTGGCCGACGACCTGAACCTCTCCTTTCTGCTGGAGCACGAGCGAGATAGCATCCTGAGGGTGCTGCAAAAGGACGAGAAGCTGAGGAAGCGAGAGGAGAAGAGGATACG GAAGTTGAAGAACGAGCTGCTGGAGATCAAACGTACAGGCTCCCGTCAATCACGTGAGTCGGCGGAGCGTCAGTGCGCCCGCTGCGTCAAAACGCTGGGCCTAATCTTCGACCGCGGCGAGCTATGCGACGAGTGCCAGCAACGCGTGTGCTATGCGTGCCGAGTTTCAACTCCAAAGCAAAGCCAGTGGAGGTGTAACGTATGTGCTAAGATCTC GGAGTTGAAGGTGGTGACGGGCGAGTGGTTCCTGGAGGAGCGATCAAAGCGCTTTGAGCACAAACTGTTGAGCAGTGACGTGGTTAAGCAAACAATCCTGAGCAGCTCGGCGG CCACAGAGGATAGAAAGTCCCAGGAGAACCTGGCACTCCGTCCTGAGACGGGAAGGGCAGATACACCAAAATCCAGCAAGAGTTCCAAACATCTTATTGAAGGAATGAGGAAGAGAGG GAGGACGAGGATGGACAAAGTGGGCAGCAGACCCTTGAGGTCAGAAAACGGCATCGGCGGCCTCAACATCAAATCTGCTTCAGACGGAGACGCTCACAGCGTGCGAAGCGTTTACTCCGCTCCAAGTTATCTTTCAAGCAG CAAAGATACACCTGCAGTACTCAACGATCGACGATCCAAAACTCTTGACAAAAACTCCCCCGCCAGCAGCAACCGGAGG CCTGACGGAGCAGAAAGTGTTTCCAACTTCCACTCCAGCGGCAGCGCGCCCGAGAAGAAAGCCGCGGGAAATCATGGCTACGGCACTCCGACCATTTCCGTGTCCCAGGCTTCGGTATCATCGG ATCACAGTCGCTCCGAGATGGACCTTTCCACCGCAGGTTCAGAAATCAGTGACGACACCATGAGCCTCAGAAGCCGCTCTGTGCCTGGTCTCAATGGGACG GAGTTCTCCGACCAGGACGCAGAGGAAGACATCGACGCCCTGATGTCAGCCCACAGTCAGACAGCAGGACGCCACCTCAGCAATGCCGTGTCCACG AGTAGCATCAGCAGTATGATGAGCATGTACAGCGAGACGGGTGACTATGGCAACGCCCGCGTCAGTGGCGAGATCCTGTTGAACATCAGCTACAACTACAAAACGGGCGCTCTCAATGTTCTGGTCAAAGAGTGCCACAACCTGGCTACAGGGGACGAGAGGAGGCAACGCACTGATGC TTATGTGAAGACGTACCTGCTGCCGGACATGTCCCGCCAAAGCAAGAGGAAGACAGGCATCAAAGCCAAGACCATCAATCCCGTTTTTAACGAGAACCTGAGG TATGTGATCAGCCACTCGCAGCTGGAAACGCGTACCTTGCAAGTGTCGGTGTGGCACCACGACCGATTTGGACACAACAGCTTCCTGGGAGAAGTAGAGTTGACTTTTGACTCCTGGGAGTTCGATTCCCAAATAGATGAGTGGTTCAGTCTGCAGCCCAAG CTGGAGAGCAGCATCGATGCTACCATGCAGTACAAGGGAGAACTGACTGTGGTGCTGAAGTATATTCCTGCAGAGAAAAATCTCATGTTGCCTCTGGACCAAGTACAAG TTAAGAAAGGCTTCCTGAAAGGCAAGAAGAAGAGCACCTTCACGCCACCCAAAGGGGGCATGGTTGAGCTGCTAGTCAAGGGAGCCAAAAATTTAACTGCTGTCAAGTCTGGAGGAACGTCTGATCCTTTTGTCAAAGG TTACCTGCTCCCGGACAGCCAAAAGTCCACCAAGCACAAGACAGCGGTGGAGCGTCGGACGGTGAACCCGCATTGGAATCACACTTTCACATACTGCGGTTTGCAGCCAGGAGACCTCAACAATGTGTGTCTGGAGCTCACCGTGTGGGACAAGGAGGCCCTGGCCAGCAATATCTTCCTGGGCGGAGTCAGGCTGGGGGCCGGGACAG GCACAAGTTACGGGAACGAAGTGGACTGGATGGACTCGTTTggggaggagcagcggctgtgGCAGCGCATGATTGAAAATCCCGAAGTCCCCCAGGAGTGTACGCTCATGCTGAGGTCCAGCATGCGCAAACGCACCACATACACCGCATGA
- the sytl5 gene encoding synaptotagmin-like protein 5 isoform X2 yields MDVADDLNLSFLLEHERDSILRVLQKDEKLRKREEKRIRKLKNELLEIKRTGSRQSRESAERQCARCVKTLGLIFDRGELCDECQQRVCYACRVSTPKQSQWRCNVCAKISELKVVTGEWFLEERSKRFEHKLLSSDVVKQTILSSSAEDRKSQENLALRPETGRADTPKSSKSSKHLIEGMRKRGRTRMDKVGSRPLRSENGIGGLNIKSASDGDAHSVRSVYSAPSYLSSSKDTPAVLNDRRSKTLDKNSPASSNRRVRVSQRITRTQPWHYTDSFHFKASLFACSLTEQKVFPTSTPAAARPRRKPREIMATALRPFPCPRLRYHRVDHSRSEMDLSTAGSEISDDTMSLRSRSVPGLNGTEFSDQDAEEDIDALMSAHSQTAGRHLSNAVSTSSISSMMSMYSETGDYGNARVSGEILLNISYNYKTGALNVLVKECHNLATGDERRQRTDAYVKTYLLPDMSRQSKRKTGIKAKTINPVFNENLRYVISHSQLETRTLQVSVWHHDRFGHNSFLGEVELTFDSWEFDSQIDEWFSLQPKLESSIDATMQYKGELTVVLKYIPAEKNLMLPLDQVQVKKGFLKGKKKSTFTPPKGGMVELLVKGAKNLTAVKSGGTSDPFVKGYLLPDSQKSTKHKTAVERRTVNPHWNHTFTYCGLQPGDLNNVCLELTVWDKEALASNIFLGGVRLGAGTGTSYGNEVDWMDSFGEEQRLWQRMIENPEVPQECTLMLRSSMRKRTTYTA; encoded by the exons ATGGATGTGGCCGACGACCTGAACCTCTCCTTTCTGCTGGAGCACGAGCGAGATAGCATCCTGAGGGTGCTGCAAAAGGACGAGAAGCTGAGGAAGCGAGAGGAGAAGAGGATACG GAAGTTGAAGAACGAGCTGCTGGAGATCAAACGTACAGGCTCCCGTCAATCACGTGAGTCGGCGGAGCGTCAGTGCGCCCGCTGCGTCAAAACGCTGGGCCTAATCTTCGACCGCGGCGAGCTATGCGACGAGTGCCAGCAACGCGTGTGCTATGCGTGCCGAGTTTCAACTCCAAAGCAAAGCCAGTGGAGGTGTAACGTATGTGCTAAGATCTC GGAGTTGAAGGTGGTGACGGGCGAGTGGTTCCTGGAGGAGCGATCAAAGCGCTTTGAGCACAAACTGTTGAGCAGTGACGTGGTTAAGCAAACAATCCTGAGCAGCTCGGCGG AGGATAGAAAGTCCCAGGAGAACCTGGCACTCCGTCCTGAGACGGGAAGGGCAGATACACCAAAATCCAGCAAGAGTTCCAAACATCTTATTGAAGGAATGAGGAAGAGAGG GAGGACGAGGATGGACAAAGTGGGCAGCAGACCCTTGAGGTCAGAAAACGGCATCGGCGGCCTCAACATCAAATCTGCTTCAGACGGAGACGCTCACAGCGTGCGAAGCGTTTACTCCGCTCCAAGTTATCTTTCAAGCAG CAAAGATACACCTGCAGTACTCAACGATCGACGATCCAAAACTCTTGACAAAAACTCCCCCGCCAGCAGCAACCGGAGGGTCAGGGTTAGCCAACGCATCACACGCACACAACCATGGCACTATACTGATTCGTTTCATTTCAAGGCTTCCTTGTTTGCATGTAGCCTGACGGAGCAGAAAGTGTTTCCAACTTCCACTCCAGCGGCAGCGCGCCCGAGAAGAAAGCCGCGGGAAATCATGGCTACGGCACTCCGACCATTTCCGTGTCCCAGGCTTCGGTATCATCGGGTCG ATCACAGTCGCTCCGAGATGGACCTTTCCACCGCAGGTTCAGAAATCAGTGACGACACCATGAGCCTCAGAAGCCGCTCTGTGCCTGGTCTCAATGGGACG GAGTTCTCCGACCAGGACGCAGAGGAAGACATCGACGCCCTGATGTCAGCCCACAGTCAGACAGCAGGACGCCACCTCAGCAATGCCGTGTCCACG AGTAGCATCAGCAGTATGATGAGCATGTACAGCGAGACGGGTGACTATGGCAACGCCCGCGTCAGTGGCGAGATCCTGTTGAACATCAGCTACAACTACAAAACGGGCGCTCTCAATGTTCTGGTCAAAGAGTGCCACAACCTGGCTACAGGGGACGAGAGGAGGCAACGCACTGATGC TTATGTGAAGACGTACCTGCTGCCGGACATGTCCCGCCAAAGCAAGAGGAAGACAGGCATCAAAGCCAAGACCATCAATCCCGTTTTTAACGAGAACCTGAGG TATGTGATCAGCCACTCGCAGCTGGAAACGCGTACCTTGCAAGTGTCGGTGTGGCACCACGACCGATTTGGACACAACAGCTTCCTGGGAGAAGTAGAGTTGACTTTTGACTCCTGGGAGTTCGATTCCCAAATAGATGAGTGGTTCAGTCTGCAGCCCAAG CTGGAGAGCAGCATCGATGCTACCATGCAGTACAAGGGAGAACTGACTGTGGTGCTGAAGTATATTCCTGCAGAGAAAAATCTCATGTTGCCTCTGGACCAAGTACAAG TTAAGAAAGGCTTCCTGAAAGGCAAGAAGAAGAGCACCTTCACGCCACCCAAAGGGGGCATGGTTGAGCTGCTAGTCAAGGGAGCCAAAAATTTAACTGCTGTCAAGTCTGGAGGAACGTCTGATCCTTTTGTCAAAGG TTACCTGCTCCCGGACAGCCAAAAGTCCACCAAGCACAAGACAGCGGTGGAGCGTCGGACGGTGAACCCGCATTGGAATCACACTTTCACATACTGCGGTTTGCAGCCAGGAGACCTCAACAATGTGTGTCTGGAGCTCACCGTGTGGGACAAGGAGGCCCTGGCCAGCAATATCTTCCTGGGCGGAGTCAGGCTGGGGGCCGGGACAG GCACAAGTTACGGGAACGAAGTGGACTGGATGGACTCGTTTggggaggagcagcggctgtgGCAGCGCATGATTGAAAATCCCGAAGTCCCCCAGGAGTGTACGCTCATGCTGAGGTCCAGCATGCGCAAACGCACCACATACACCGCATGA
- the sytl5 gene encoding synaptotagmin-like protein 5 isoform X1, with amino-acid sequence MDVADDLNLSFLLEHERDSILRVLQKDEKLRKREEKRIRKLKNELLEIKRTGSRQSRESAERQCARCVKTLGLIFDRGELCDECQQRVCYACRVSTPKQSQWRCNVCAKISELKVVTGEWFLEERSKRFEHKLLSSDVVKQTILSSSAATEDRKSQENLALRPETGRADTPKSSKSSKHLIEGMRKRGRTRMDKVGSRPLRSENGIGGLNIKSASDGDAHSVRSVYSAPSYLSSSKDTPAVLNDRRSKTLDKNSPASSNRRVRVSQRITRTQPWHYTDSFHFKASLFACSLTEQKVFPTSTPAAARPRRKPREIMATALRPFPCPRLRYHRVDHSRSEMDLSTAGSEISDDTMSLRSRSVPGLNGTEFSDQDAEEDIDALMSAHSQTAGRHLSNAVSTSSISSMMSMYSETGDYGNARVSGEILLNISYNYKTGALNVLVKECHNLATGDERRQRTDAYVKTYLLPDMSRQSKRKTGIKAKTINPVFNENLRYVISHSQLETRTLQVSVWHHDRFGHNSFLGEVELTFDSWEFDSQIDEWFSLQPKLESSIDATMQYKGELTVVLKYIPAEKNLMLPLDQVQVKKGFLKGKKKSTFTPPKGGMVELLVKGAKNLTAVKSGGTSDPFVKGYLLPDSQKSTKHKTAVERRTVNPHWNHTFTYCGLQPGDLNNVCLELTVWDKEALASNIFLGGVRLGAGTGTSYGNEVDWMDSFGEEQRLWQRMIENPEVPQECTLMLRSSMRKRTTYTA; translated from the exons ATGGATGTGGCCGACGACCTGAACCTCTCCTTTCTGCTGGAGCACGAGCGAGATAGCATCCTGAGGGTGCTGCAAAAGGACGAGAAGCTGAGGAAGCGAGAGGAGAAGAGGATACG GAAGTTGAAGAACGAGCTGCTGGAGATCAAACGTACAGGCTCCCGTCAATCACGTGAGTCGGCGGAGCGTCAGTGCGCCCGCTGCGTCAAAACGCTGGGCCTAATCTTCGACCGCGGCGAGCTATGCGACGAGTGCCAGCAACGCGTGTGCTATGCGTGCCGAGTTTCAACTCCAAAGCAAAGCCAGTGGAGGTGTAACGTATGTGCTAAGATCTC GGAGTTGAAGGTGGTGACGGGCGAGTGGTTCCTGGAGGAGCGATCAAAGCGCTTTGAGCACAAACTGTTGAGCAGTGACGTGGTTAAGCAAACAATCCTGAGCAGCTCGGCGG CCACAGAGGATAGAAAGTCCCAGGAGAACCTGGCACTCCGTCCTGAGACGGGAAGGGCAGATACACCAAAATCCAGCAAGAGTTCCAAACATCTTATTGAAGGAATGAGGAAGAGAGG GAGGACGAGGATGGACAAAGTGGGCAGCAGACCCTTGAGGTCAGAAAACGGCATCGGCGGCCTCAACATCAAATCTGCTTCAGACGGAGACGCTCACAGCGTGCGAAGCGTTTACTCCGCTCCAAGTTATCTTTCAAGCAG CAAAGATACACCTGCAGTACTCAACGATCGACGATCCAAAACTCTTGACAAAAACTCCCCCGCCAGCAGCAACCGGAGGGTCAGGGTTAGCCAACGCATCACACGCACACAACCATGGCACTATACTGATTCGTTTCATTTCAAGGCTTCCTTGTTTGCATGTAGCCTGACGGAGCAGAAAGTGTTTCCAACTTCCACTCCAGCGGCAGCGCGCCCGAGAAGAAAGCCGCGGGAAATCATGGCTACGGCACTCCGACCATTTCCGTGTCCCAGGCTTCGGTATCATCGGGTCG ATCACAGTCGCTCCGAGATGGACCTTTCCACCGCAGGTTCAGAAATCAGTGACGACACCATGAGCCTCAGAAGCCGCTCTGTGCCTGGTCTCAATGGGACG GAGTTCTCCGACCAGGACGCAGAGGAAGACATCGACGCCCTGATGTCAGCCCACAGTCAGACAGCAGGACGCCACCTCAGCAATGCCGTGTCCACG AGTAGCATCAGCAGTATGATGAGCATGTACAGCGAGACGGGTGACTATGGCAACGCCCGCGTCAGTGGCGAGATCCTGTTGAACATCAGCTACAACTACAAAACGGGCGCTCTCAATGTTCTGGTCAAAGAGTGCCACAACCTGGCTACAGGGGACGAGAGGAGGCAACGCACTGATGC TTATGTGAAGACGTACCTGCTGCCGGACATGTCCCGCCAAAGCAAGAGGAAGACAGGCATCAAAGCCAAGACCATCAATCCCGTTTTTAACGAGAACCTGAGG TATGTGATCAGCCACTCGCAGCTGGAAACGCGTACCTTGCAAGTGTCGGTGTGGCACCACGACCGATTTGGACACAACAGCTTCCTGGGAGAAGTAGAGTTGACTTTTGACTCCTGGGAGTTCGATTCCCAAATAGATGAGTGGTTCAGTCTGCAGCCCAAG CTGGAGAGCAGCATCGATGCTACCATGCAGTACAAGGGAGAACTGACTGTGGTGCTGAAGTATATTCCTGCAGAGAAAAATCTCATGTTGCCTCTGGACCAAGTACAAG TTAAGAAAGGCTTCCTGAAAGGCAAGAAGAAGAGCACCTTCACGCCACCCAAAGGGGGCATGGTTGAGCTGCTAGTCAAGGGAGCCAAAAATTTAACTGCTGTCAAGTCTGGAGGAACGTCTGATCCTTTTGTCAAAGG TTACCTGCTCCCGGACAGCCAAAAGTCCACCAAGCACAAGACAGCGGTGGAGCGTCGGACGGTGAACCCGCATTGGAATCACACTTTCACATACTGCGGTTTGCAGCCAGGAGACCTCAACAATGTGTGTCTGGAGCTCACCGTGTGGGACAAGGAGGCCCTGGCCAGCAATATCTTCCTGGGCGGAGTCAGGCTGGGGGCCGGGACAG GCACAAGTTACGGGAACGAAGTGGACTGGATGGACTCGTTTggggaggagcagcggctgtgGCAGCGCATGATTGAAAATCCCGAAGTCCCCCAGGAGTGTACGCTCATGCTGAGGTCCAGCATGCGCAAACGCACCACATACACCGCATGA
- the sytl5 gene encoding synaptotagmin-like protein 5 isoform X3 has product MDVADDLNLSFLLEHERDSILRVLQKDEKLRKREEKRIRKLKNELLEIKRTGSRQSRESAERQCARCVKTLGLIFDRGELCDECQQRVCYACRVSTPKQSQWRCNVCAKISELKVVTGEWFLEERSKRFEHKLLSSDVVKQTILSSSAATEDRKSQENLALRPETGRADTPKSSKSSKHLIEGMRKRGRTRMDKVGSRPLRSENGIGGLNIKSASDGDAHSVRSVYSAPSYLSSSKDTPAVLNDRRSKTLDKNSPASSNRRVRPDGAESVSNFHSSGSAPEKKAAGNHGYGTPTISVSQASVSSDHSRSEMDLSTAGSEISDDTMSLRSRSVPGLNGTEFSDQDAEEDIDALMSAHSQTAGRHLSNAVSTSSISSMMSMYSETGDYGNARVSGEILLNISYNYKTGALNVLVKECHNLATGDERRQRTDAYVKTYLLPDMSRQSKRKTGIKAKTINPVFNENLRYVISHSQLETRTLQVSVWHHDRFGHNSFLGEVELTFDSWEFDSQIDEWFSLQPKLESSIDATMQYKGELTVVLKYIPAEKNLMLPLDQVQVKKGFLKGKKKSTFTPPKGGMVELLVKGAKNLTAVKSGGTSDPFVKGYLLPDSQKSTKHKTAVERRTVNPHWNHTFTYCGLQPGDLNNVCLELTVWDKEALASNIFLGGVRLGAGTGTSYGNEVDWMDSFGEEQRLWQRMIENPEVPQECTLMLRSSMRKRTTYTA; this is encoded by the exons ATGGATGTGGCCGACGACCTGAACCTCTCCTTTCTGCTGGAGCACGAGCGAGATAGCATCCTGAGGGTGCTGCAAAAGGACGAGAAGCTGAGGAAGCGAGAGGAGAAGAGGATACG GAAGTTGAAGAACGAGCTGCTGGAGATCAAACGTACAGGCTCCCGTCAATCACGTGAGTCGGCGGAGCGTCAGTGCGCCCGCTGCGTCAAAACGCTGGGCCTAATCTTCGACCGCGGCGAGCTATGCGACGAGTGCCAGCAACGCGTGTGCTATGCGTGCCGAGTTTCAACTCCAAAGCAAAGCCAGTGGAGGTGTAACGTATGTGCTAAGATCTC GGAGTTGAAGGTGGTGACGGGCGAGTGGTTCCTGGAGGAGCGATCAAAGCGCTTTGAGCACAAACTGTTGAGCAGTGACGTGGTTAAGCAAACAATCCTGAGCAGCTCGGCGG CCACAGAGGATAGAAAGTCCCAGGAGAACCTGGCACTCCGTCCTGAGACGGGAAGGGCAGATACACCAAAATCCAGCAAGAGTTCCAAACATCTTATTGAAGGAATGAGGAAGAGAGG GAGGACGAGGATGGACAAAGTGGGCAGCAGACCCTTGAGGTCAGAAAACGGCATCGGCGGCCTCAACATCAAATCTGCTTCAGACGGAGACGCTCACAGCGTGCGAAGCGTTTACTCCGCTCCAAGTTATCTTTCAAGCAG CAAAGATACACCTGCAGTACTCAACGATCGACGATCCAAAACTCTTGACAAAAACTCCCCCGCCAGCAGCAACCGGAGGGTCAGG CCTGACGGAGCAGAAAGTGTTTCCAACTTCCACTCCAGCGGCAGCGCGCCCGAGAAGAAAGCCGCGGGAAATCATGGCTACGGCACTCCGACCATTTCCGTGTCCCAGGCTTCGGTATCATCGG ATCACAGTCGCTCCGAGATGGACCTTTCCACCGCAGGTTCAGAAATCAGTGACGACACCATGAGCCTCAGAAGCCGCTCTGTGCCTGGTCTCAATGGGACG GAGTTCTCCGACCAGGACGCAGAGGAAGACATCGACGCCCTGATGTCAGCCCACAGTCAGACAGCAGGACGCCACCTCAGCAATGCCGTGTCCACG AGTAGCATCAGCAGTATGATGAGCATGTACAGCGAGACGGGTGACTATGGCAACGCCCGCGTCAGTGGCGAGATCCTGTTGAACATCAGCTACAACTACAAAACGGGCGCTCTCAATGTTCTGGTCAAAGAGTGCCACAACCTGGCTACAGGGGACGAGAGGAGGCAACGCACTGATGC TTATGTGAAGACGTACCTGCTGCCGGACATGTCCCGCCAAAGCAAGAGGAAGACAGGCATCAAAGCCAAGACCATCAATCCCGTTTTTAACGAGAACCTGAGG TATGTGATCAGCCACTCGCAGCTGGAAACGCGTACCTTGCAAGTGTCGGTGTGGCACCACGACCGATTTGGACACAACAGCTTCCTGGGAGAAGTAGAGTTGACTTTTGACTCCTGGGAGTTCGATTCCCAAATAGATGAGTGGTTCAGTCTGCAGCCCAAG CTGGAGAGCAGCATCGATGCTACCATGCAGTACAAGGGAGAACTGACTGTGGTGCTGAAGTATATTCCTGCAGAGAAAAATCTCATGTTGCCTCTGGACCAAGTACAAG TTAAGAAAGGCTTCCTGAAAGGCAAGAAGAAGAGCACCTTCACGCCACCCAAAGGGGGCATGGTTGAGCTGCTAGTCAAGGGAGCCAAAAATTTAACTGCTGTCAAGTCTGGAGGAACGTCTGATCCTTTTGTCAAAGG TTACCTGCTCCCGGACAGCCAAAAGTCCACCAAGCACAAGACAGCGGTGGAGCGTCGGACGGTGAACCCGCATTGGAATCACACTTTCACATACTGCGGTTTGCAGCCAGGAGACCTCAACAATGTGTGTCTGGAGCTCACCGTGTGGGACAAGGAGGCCCTGGCCAGCAATATCTTCCTGGGCGGAGTCAGGCTGGGGGCCGGGACAG GCACAAGTTACGGGAACGAAGTGGACTGGATGGACTCGTTTggggaggagcagcggctgtgGCAGCGCATGATTGAAAATCCCGAAGTCCCCCAGGAGTGTACGCTCATGCTGAGGTCCAGCATGCGCAAACGCACCACATACACCGCATGA
- the xk gene encoding membrane transport protein XK — protein sequence MRLPCSIFLSVSLFTAETTAALYLSSTYHSAGDEVWQKLTLLFSLVPSILVQLALIFFHRDLGRDRPFILLLHILQFGPIVRCLEAFWIYGSVGRVEDPYVSITRKKHMSRRGKPEEVERQVGQAEGKLVTHRAAFARTTVMQAFLGSAPQLTLQLNICVLQRGVSVGRGTLMAISLLSIVYGALRCNILAIKIKYDDYQVSLSPSAYLCIFMWRSCEIASRVVVLVLFSSVLKIWVLPVVLVNFLAFFFYPWILFWRSHSAFPQHIEKTLTRVGTAVVLCMLTFLYAGINVFCWSAVQVKLSDPDLINKSQNWYRMVVYYMLRFVENALLLLIWYIYRTDFYEFISAPLLMMELLGVYGACIFFMLLFYTSCHPCRRLFNPSINRGLENCRGLLCLSCITAELTNNPRMEARPGGEVAMPADCNISQDGGCSA from the exons ATGCGActgccctgctccatctttttGTCGGTGTCCCTGTTCACGGCCGAGACCACAGCGGCGCTCTACCTGAGTTCCACGTACCACTCGGCGGGGGACGAGGTCTGGCAGAAGCTCACTTTGCTCTTCTCGCTTGTGCCGTCCATACTGGTGCAGTTGGCCCTCATCTTCTTTCACCGGGACTTGGGCAGGGACCGGCCGTTCATCTTGCTGCTGCACATCCTGCAGTTCGGACCCATCGTCAG GTGTTTGGAGGCCTTCTGGATCTATGGCAGCGTGGGCCGTGTGGAGGATCCCTATGTCAGCATTACCAGGAAGAAGCACATGTCCCGCCGGGGTAAGCctgaggaggtggagcggcagGTGGGCCAGGCTGAGGGCAAGTTGGTGACGCACCGGGCAGCCTTTGCGCGCACCACCGTCATGCAGGCCTTCCTGGGCTCGGCCCCACAGCTCACCCTGCAGCTCAACATCTGCGTGCTGCAGCGTGGCGTGTCTGTCGGAAGAG GCACTCTGATGGCGATCTCCTTACTGTCCATCGTTTACGGCGCCTTACGCTGCAACATCCTGGCCATCAAGATCAAATACGACGACTACCAAGTGTCCCTGAGTCCGTCGGCCTACCTGTGCATCTTCATGTGGCGCAGCTGTGAGATAGCTAGCCGCGTGGTGGTGCTAGTTCTGTTCAGCTCGGTTCTGAAAATCTGGGTGCTTCCCGTCGTCCTGGTCAACTTCCTGGCTTTCTTCTTCTACCCGTGGATTCTGTTCTGGAGGAGCCACTCTGCCTTCCCCCAGCACATCGAGAAGACTCTGACACGTGTggggaccgctgttgtgctgtGCATGCTCACCTTCCTGTACGCCGGCATCAACGTGTTCTGCTGGTCAGCCGTGCAGGTGAAGCTCAGCGACCCGGACCTGATCAACAAGTCTCAGAACTGGTACCGCATGGTGGTGTACTACATGCTGCGCTTTGTCGAGAATGCCTTGCTGCTGCTGATCTGGTACATCTACAGGACCGACTTCTATGAGTTCATATCAGCGCCGCTACTCATGATGGAGCTATTGGGGGTCTACGGCGCCTGCATTTTCTTCATGCTTCTCTTCTACACGTCCTGTCACCCGTGTCGTCGGCTCTTCAACCCCAGCATAAACCGGGGCTTGGAAAACTGCCGCGGCCTCCTCTGCCTTTCGTGCATCACCGCCGAGTTGACAAATAACCCCCGCATGGAAGCCAGGCCCGGCGGCGAAGTCGCCATGCCTGCTGATTGCAACATTTCGCAAGATGGGGGCTGCAGTGCTTGA